The Phormidium ambiguum IAM M-71 genome contains the following window.
CCAGCAAATAAACAAAAATTAGTGAATAACCTGTTGGAATTTAGCCAACGTCACATTGAAGGAAAGCGAATTTGGCAAGGTTTAGTATTAAAACCTCACCCGCCTGCATTGGGTGAAAAACTATTAGGAGGATTGCAAGCACTTATTTATTGGCCGTTGCACTTTTTAGGAGAAAAGCTAGTATATAAAACAGTCAGAGAAGCTACTGGTGGGAGGATGAAATACTTTATCAGTGGCGGCGGTTCTCTGGCGATGCACTTAGAAAATTTCTATCAAATAGTTGGGTTAGAAATTTTGGTGGGATATGGTTTAACCGAAACTTCTCCCGTTACTCACGCCCGTCGTTACTGGCATAATATCAGAGGTTCTGCGGGACAAGGGATACCCGGTACAGAAGCAAAAATAGTCGATCCAGAAACTCGCCAATCTTTACCTGTGGGAAAAACAGGGATTGTGTTGCTGCGGGGGCCACAGATTATGCAAGGATATTACAAAAACCCGGAAGCTACGAAAAAAGCGATCGATCCCGAAGGTTGGTTTGATAGTGGCGACTTGGGATGGTTAACAGAAAATAACGACTTGGTACTTACCGGAAGACAGAAAGATACGATCGTTCTGACTAATGGCGAAAATATTGAACCCCAACCAATTGAAGATGCTTGTCTGCGTAGTCCTTACATCGATCAGATAATGTTAGTTGGGCAAGATCAACGATCGCTAGGTGCTTTAATTGTGCCAAATATGGAAGCCCTCAAACAATGGGCAACTTCCCAAAACCTACAGTTAGTACTACCCAACGAAACTTTCTCCGCTTCCCAAGAACAAGTCAAACTTGATAGTAAGATTGTTCAGGAATTATTCCGTAAAGAACTGACTCGTGAAGTGCAGAACCGTCCAGGGTTCCGTCCAGACGATCGCATTGGCCCTTTCAGATTGATTGAGGAACCATTTTCGATCGACAATGGAATGTTAACTCAAACTCTGAAAGTCCGCAGACCTGTTGTGATGGAACGCTATCACGATATGATCGACGGGATGTTCTAAAAACATCAGTAAGAAGTTATCAGGTTTTACCCAGCAATTTTTGGGTAAATCCCTGCATCAGGCAACATCAAGAGTGAAATAGAAAACCACCTATTTCACTATTTAACCTTGAGCGATTAAAATGCACATTATCGGGAAAAATGCAAATCAAAACTTTAAATAGATTAGCAATTTTCCTTTAACTTCTACTGATGAAAAAATCATCGCTCCTTACCCAGAATAAAAGTTAAATCTAGTCATGGATACTCCCAAAAATCAACTACTCCTAAAGCGCCCAGTAAACATTAAAGCCATTGTCACTCCTCGGTGGAAGGAAGAAGCACAACAACAACTCCAAGGACAGCTGAATCAAATCGATCAGCAATTACAACAGTTAGAAGTTCAAGGGCAAAGGGCAATTACCGAATTACAAAAGCAAAGCGTTCAACCCCCAGGCCCTCAAGTAATTCAACAAATAGACAACATTCAAAGTCAAGTAAATCAAAGAAAAAGCGAATTACTAGAACAAAAAAATCAATCCTTGCAACAACTCCAACAAGTACAATTACTTGAACTCAACCAAGAGGTAAGTCAAGGAACAATTGAAAGCATTTTCACTGTAGAATTAGGAGATAATTTGCTGGATAAATGGCAGGTAGAAATTCTGCTACGAGATGGGGTAGTAGAAGAAATTCGCGGTGATATTTAGGTGTAAAATTCATCGATCGTTGGTCATTAGTCATTGGTGAAAAATAATGAGTAATGACCAATGACTACTGACAAATGACAAAATTCAATTAGTAATTAGCAAGTAAGAATTAACGATGATTCACGAAGTTTTCATGCCCGCCCTCAGTTCCACAATGACTGAAGGCAAAATTGTTTCCTGGGTAAAATCTGCTGGAGACAAGGTGGAAAAAGGCGAAACAGTGGTAGTGGTGGAGTCAGACAAGGCAGATATGGATGTCGAATCCTTCTATGAAGGATACTTGGCTACCATTATTGTAGAAGCAGGTGGAGTTGCACCTGTTGGGGCTGCGATCGCACTAGTCGCCGAAACCGAAGCCGAAATTGAAACTGCCAAGCAACAAGCCGCCAGCAAAGGTAGCCCAGCCGCTGCGCCAACTCCCGCACCTGCGAAAGCACCTGAACCTGTGGCTGCCGTAGCAGCAGCATCCAATGGTGCAGCAACTCGGAGTGACGGTCGCGTTGTCGTTTCCCCTCGCGCCCGGAAACTCGCCAAAGAATTAAAAGTAGACTTAAATAGTCTCAAAGGTAGTGGCCCTCACGGTCGGATTGTTGCCGAAGACGTAGAAGCAGCAGCCGGAAAAGCACCCGCTGCACCCGCACCAGTTGCACCCACCTTTACGCCCGCACCCGCACCCGCCGCTAGACCTGCTGCACCCGCACCTGCGCCTGTTCCGGCAGTTCCCGGTCAAGTCGTTGGCTTCACCACCTTGCAAAATGCCGTTGTGCGGAACATGGTAGCTAGCTTATCAGTGCCTATCTTCCACGTTGGTTACACTATTACTACCGATAATTTGGACAAACTTTATAAACAAATTAAGTCCAAAGGTGTAACAATGACGGCTTTGTTAGCTAAAGCGGTGGCTGTAACCTTGCAAAAACACCCATTGCTGTATGCGAGTTATACCGACCAAGGAATTCAGTATAATTCAGCAATTAATGTTGCCGTTGCAGTGGCAATGGATGATGGTGGTTTAATTACGCCAGTGTTGCAAAATGCCGACAAAATGGATATTTATTCCTTGTCGCGCAGTTGGAAAGATTTAGTCGATCGCTCTCGCGCCAAACAACTCCAACCCCAAGAATATAACTCTGGAACTTTCACCCTTTC
Protein-coding sequences here:
- a CDS encoding AMP-dependent synthetase/ligase; this encodes MKNPATSGNSYRMSDLEREKLKLVVDYSFAQSLPEIWPIASQKFANAIALHDPHSKPETVVTYSQLYQQIVEFAAGLQANGLLSFTKSDDSEDPPRVALISDNSYRWMIADQGIMMAGAADVVRSSAAETEELLYIIEHSGSTVLVVEDQKTLKKLGDRILKLPIQLIVLLTDEKLETFGNIKVLNFSQVMAAGTSQELKPANQKYDTLATLLYTSGTTGKPKGVRLTHGNLLHQLTTLGAIIQPHVGDIALSILPTWHTFGRTAEYFVLSQGCHQIYTSIRHIKQDFKDFKPQYMIGVPRLLESVYEGVQKKFREQPANKQKLVNNLLEFSQRHIEGKRIWQGLVLKPHPPALGEKLLGGLQALIYWPLHFLGEKLVYKTVREATGGRMKYFISGGGSLAMHLENFYQIVGLEILVGYGLTETSPVTHARRYWHNIRGSAGQGIPGTEAKIVDPETRQSLPVGKTGIVLLRGPQIMQGYYKNPEATKKAIDPEGWFDSGDLGWLTENNDLVLTGRQKDTIVLTNGENIEPQPIEDACLRSPYIDQIMLVGQDQRSLGALIVPNMEALKQWATSQNLQLVLPNETFSASQEQVKLDSKIVQELFRKELTREVQNRPGFRPDDRIGPFRLIEEPFSIDNGMLTQTLKVRRPVVMERYHDMIDGMF
- a CDS encoding YlqD family protein, producing the protein MDTPKNQLLLKRPVNIKAIVTPRWKEEAQQQLQGQLNQIDQQLQQLEVQGQRAITELQKQSVQPPGPQVIQQIDNIQSQVNQRKSELLEQKNQSLQQLQQVQLLELNQEVSQGTIESIFTVELGDNLLDKWQVEILLRDGVVEEIRGDI
- a CDS encoding dihydrolipoamide acetyltransferase family protein; protein product: MIHEVFMPALSSTMTEGKIVSWVKSAGDKVEKGETVVVVESDKADMDVESFYEGYLATIIVEAGGVAPVGAAIALVAETEAEIETAKQQAASKGSPAAAPTPAPAKAPEPVAAVAAASNGAATRSDGRVVVSPRARKLAKELKVDLNSLKGSGPHGRIVAEDVEAAAGKAPAAPAPVAPTFTPAPAPAARPAAPAPAPVPAVPGQVVGFTTLQNAVVRNMVASLSVPIFHVGYTITTDNLDKLYKQIKSKGVTMTALLAKAVAVTLQKHPLLYASYTDQGIQYNSAINVAVAVAMDDGGLITPVLQNADKMDIYSLSRSWKDLVDRSRAKQLQPQEYNSGTFTLSNLGMFGVDRFDAILPPGQGAILAIGASRPQVVATADGMFGVKQQMQVNMTADHRIIYGSHAAAFLQDLAKLIENDAQSLTL